The DNA segment ATAATAACTAAAGTCTTCTCCACGATCACTAAACATGATGTTTGCATTGAAGCCGGTATTTCTTCTCTCTTCGAAATTCAATGACGGCAAATACACATCACCGCCTAAAGCACTGGCATACTGCTCACTCGCTTTTGAGATAATATTACTAATGGCTATATTAAAGTAATTGAATTGAAGGTTTATCTTTTTAAGTACGTTCAATTCTACACCCGCAAAAAATTGATCATATAACACCCAATCAATCTCTTCATTACCAGTAGCCGTTTGTCTATAACCAAATTGATATTGATCAGTTGTTCCTGTACCCAGATAGGTGGTACCATTTTTCAAACCACCACCCCAAGTATCATTATACAACAAAGAGGTGGATGTATATTCTGTACCAACTCTACCATAAGAAGCTCTAATCTTTAAATTATCAATCAGCTCATTATCGGCAAGAAAAGATTCATTTGAAGCAACCCATGCTAAGCCAACCGTTGGAAAGAATTTTGTTTTATTCTCACCAATATATTTAGCACTACTACTTGAATTAAGGTTAGCATATGCAATATATTTATTGCGCAATGCATAAGAAGCATTTAGATTAAACGTAAGATTACGTTTATCTGCCTGGGTTGCTGTGGTATTGGGCTCAAAGTACAACAGGTGACTCAAATTCAAATTCAAAATACTTTCATCAAATGTCTTCAAGTAACTCACGTTACCTCCATAGGTAAAATTACGTTGAATACCCCCATTGTCTCTTCCCACAGTCAAGTCAATTACTTCTTTTTGATACAACTTAAGCCCCGTAGAATCCTGACCATCTGAACCTTGAAGACTCTCTAAGGTATAAAGACCTGGGGCATTATTAGTTTTTAAGCTATGTGCATTATAAGTATGCATGATAGCATAAGTGCTGTATTTTAATCCAGCCACATACTCATTCAGATCAAATTCTAACCCTACATCAAAGATCATATTAGAAACATAATCTGTATGTGTACCACCATTTTCAAGTTCAGAGAGTAAGTTACTTGGATATTGGGGGCTCACAATATAAGCATCTCCGTAGGTGAGGGGATGCGCATTAGCGGGCGTAGTCGAAATAGAAGACATGATAGCGTCCGGTCCTAATATATTACGATCATTGTTTGAAAACTTTCCAAAAACACTGGCATTGGCACTAATAAAATCATTTATTCTGGTGTCAATTTTAGTTCGAAAGGTTAACTCACGTCCATCCGTTTTATGCCCCACCTTCTCAAGGCCTTGCCAATCGTTATAACCGGCAAATGCGCTATATTTAAAACCAGGCTCACCTCCATACACATTTAAAGATGCGGTATTTGTGGCCGAAAAGTCAGCCAAGTAGGTATCCTGATTATCGATATTCGGATAACGAACAGGGTCCGAGCCATCCGCATAAGCAGCTATTGCTTCAGCACTATATATATCCCCTAAACCATCATTATTAGCCACTTGATTGATCACCTTAGCATATTCCGACGCAGATAAAAGTTCAGGTAAATAAGTAGGTGTTTGAATACCATATTGATAATCAACTTCAATTGTTGGTTTTCCTAATTTTGTACCATTGGTTACAACATAAATAAGTCCATTATCACCCAGATTACCCAGTAAAGAGTTAAAGGTAGCATCACCTAATACAATCACCTCTTGAACCTCACGCAAATCAACTTCCAAACCTCTTGGCTGTCCATTAATTAAGATATAAGGTGTACCGCCATTCAAAGAATATGAATATCCCCCGGCACCCGGTGAGTTCGATGTTCTTTTAATCAATAAACCGGGAACCCTTCCCCTTAGCGCTTCGATCAGTTTAGTTCCTGGTGTTTTACGAAGTTCTTCACCTGAGATTCTAAAAATAGATCCTGTAGATTGACTCAGATTAAAAGTGCCAAAAGGCGTTTTTAGAATCTCATCATTATGACGAACCTCAGCCGTATCTTCAATAGCCACACCACCTGCGGGTGCAGTTTGAGCTACACCCACATTGGTAGCCAAAGCAGAAAACATACTGAAAATAAATATTTTCAATTCTCTTATGGTTAATTTCATTTTTTCTTTTTTTTGTTTAAACCGAATATATCCTTATTATTCTATGGGTTAGAAGATATTTACCATCCTGGTGTTTGACCAAATGAAGGAACTGCTTCTATCTCTGAAGTAGGTATTGGCCACCAGTAATGCTTCTCTGAAAACGTTTTCTTCAGTGCAGGCTGTTCTTCGGTACTATACCTGTAACCCGTAGGATAAGTCTCAGAAACCCCTTGCCAATATTGTTCTAAATACTCCACTTTGGTATTCTCATCATCACCTGCGGTCTTCCAACGTCGAATATCATCATAACGAATTCCTTCAAAACATAATTCTATCGCACGTTCATTGTGAATACGTTCTCTAAAAGATGCAACATCTCCGGTATAAATTGAATTTACATTGGGCATTCCCACTCTATTACGTATCATGTTCACTGCCTCAAGCGCTGTAAGCGTGCAGTTTGATGAAGTACCATTAGGACCATATGCTTCATTCACAGCTTCTGCATAATTCAGATACACTTCTGCCATTCTAAATACATTCTCATTCACATGAAAATTACGATTTGAAGACCATAACCATCCGTGAGGACGCCATTTTCTTATTAGTAGACCTGTTAGATTTCGCACTTTATAAAGGTCTGCATTAGAGGTTAGCGCATAATTATGTCTATCTAATCCACTAGCCCCATTCTCATTCACCGTAGCCAGATCGATAATACCTGTTTTGTTATATTGAGTCTCTTCTATCCAGGGTACACCATCAAATAAGATATTATTGTAAAATCTAGGATCCCGGTTAATAAATGGTTCTTGGGGATTATAAGAAGGATCATCCTCAATGGCCAAGCCATTTTTCGTTTCAAATTTCTCCACAAAATTAGCAGTCGCTCCAATACCCATTGGTTTTTGATTACCCTTCATAAAGGTAAACCCATTGGTAAGGGCAGTACTTGGAAACCCTAACACCCCATTTATAACAGGAAGTTTGTTATTGGCGACCATAAAGATCACTTCGTCCGGCACAATTTTTGTTTTCCCTGGACCCACAAAAATACTTCTATAAGGTTCTAAAAGCTCATGTTCAGGAACATATAAGTCGGCACCATTATGATCTACATCCATCGTTATGGCCGCACTTGCATCTATCAAAGGATATAATCCATTATCTGCGGCATAGTTAATCAGATCACCAGCAGCTTCAGCAGCAGCCTCCCATTTGGTAACATCATTACTTTCATTCACCAATGGACTAGCTCTAAATAACGAAATTCTAGATTTCAATGCCATGGCGGCACCTTTTGTTGGACGACCATATTCACCAGATTCCCAAGTAACAGGAAGCAAAGCAATAGCCAAGTCGAGGTCTTCAATCATATCCTCATAATTACTCTCATAGGACTCTCTGGTCTGATTAAATGGTTCGTTCAGGTCAATGGTACTCTTCAAATAGATAAGTCCACCATGACGTTTAGTCAAAAGGTGATAATTAAAAGCTCTCAAAAAATAAGCCTGTCCTTTTAAAAGGTCCACTTCATCGGAACTCGCATCTGCTATTAAGTCGCAGTTTTCAAGAAAACTACAAGTAGTTCTTATACTCTGCCAAGCTCTCTTATATCTACCTACAAAATTAGGATAATTTGAACCTTTGTCCATTAAACTCAAGTACTCACCTGCAGAAAAAGCGGGATAAACACTTAAGAAATCCGTAGCTCCTATATCGCTAAGTCTCCCAGGGTGACCTTCTCCTGACATGGTCATACCGGGCAAATAATCTGCACTTGAGCCAAGGGCATCCACCTCTGTGATCAGATCGGCATAAGCACCATTCAAAAATTCTTTAGCAGTCAGTAGCTCTTCGAATACATCATATTGATCCATCCCGTCTTGATCTTGCTGCTTATCAAGATAATCTTCACAGCTCACAAACAAGGGAGCAAAAATAAAGAGAAGTATATATAATTTAATTTTCATCATTATTTATTTAAAAAGTCAATTTAAAACCAAGATTGATTCGTCGCAATATAGGGTATGATCCAGGACTATTACCTTCTGGATCTCCATAATCTAGATGAGAGAATGTAAGTAGGTTATTACCATTGATATACAACTGCATCTGGCTAATTTTTTTACTATTGCTCATATCAAAATCATACGCCAAATTCATACTACGCAATTTGATATAATCCAAGTCTATGATCATAGCCGTATTATCTAATAAGTTAGGATTGGTTGTAGAAGTATGTAAAGCTGGATAAGCTGCATTTGTATTAGAAGGTGTCCAATAATCCAACTGAGAATAGGTACCTGAGGGGCTACCAGAAGATAGGGCATAGGCTAAATCTTCATCCACTAGACCTTCATGTCCAATAGTACCACTTAGAAGGGCACTCAACGACCAACCCTTGTAAGAACAACCCAAACG comes from the Saccharicrinis fermentans DSM 9555 = JCM 21142 genome and includes:
- a CDS encoding RagB/SusD family nutrient uptake outer membrane protein, producing the protein MMKIKLYILLFIFAPLFVSCEDYLDKQQDQDGMDQYDVFEELLTAKEFLNGAYADLITEVDALGSSADYLPGMTMSGEGHPGRLSDIGATDFLSVYPAFSAGEYLSLMDKGSNYPNFVGRYKRAWQSIRTTCSFLENCDLIADASSDEVDLLKGQAYFLRAFNYHLLTKRHGGLIYLKSTIDLNEPFNQTRESYESNYEDMIEDLDLAIALLPVTWESGEYGRPTKGAAMALKSRISLFRASPLVNESNDVTKWEAAAEAAGDLINYAADNGLYPLIDASAAITMDVDHNGADLYVPEHELLEPYRSIFVGPGKTKIVPDEVIFMVANNKLPVINGVLGFPSTALTNGFTFMKGNQKPMGIGATANFVEKFETKNGLAIEDDPSYNPQEPFINRDPRFYNNILFDGVPWIEETQYNKTGIIDLATVNENGASGLDRHNYALTSNADLYKVRNLTGLLIRKWRPHGWLWSSNRNFHVNENVFRMAEVYLNYAEAVNEAYGPNGTSSNCTLTALEAVNMIRNRVGMPNVNSIYTGDVASFRERIHNERAIELCFEGIRYDDIRRWKTAGDDENTKVEYLEQYWQGVSETYPTGYRYSTEEQPALKKTFSEKHYWWPIPTSEIEAVPSFGQTPGW
- a CDS encoding SusC/RagA family TonB-linked outer membrane protein; the protein is MKLTIRELKIFIFSMFSALATNVGVAQTAPAGGVAIEDTAEVRHNDEILKTPFGTFNLSQSTGSIFRISGEELRKTPGTKLIEALRGRVPGLLIKRTSNSPGAGGYSYSLNGGTPYILINGQPRGLEVDLREVQEVIVLGDATFNSLLGNLGDNGLIYVVTNGTKLGKPTIEVDYQYGIQTPTYLPELLSASEYAKVINQVANNDGLGDIYSAEAIAAYADGSDPVRYPNIDNQDTYLADFSATNTASLNVYGGEPGFKYSAFAGYNDWQGLEKVGHKTDGRELTFRTKIDTRINDFISANASVFGKFSNNDRNILGPDAIMSSISTTPANAHPLTYGDAYIVSPQYPSNLLSELENGGTHTDYVSNMIFDVGLEFDLNEYVAGLKYSTYAIMHTYNAHSLKTNNAPGLYTLESLQGSDGQDSTGLKLYQKEVIDLTVGRDNGGIQRNFTYGGNVSYLKTFDESILNLNLSHLLYFEPNTTATQADKRNLTFNLNASYALRNKYIAYANLNSSSSAKYIGENKTKFFPTVGLAWVASNESFLADNELIDNLKIRASYGRVGTEYTSTSLLYNDTWGGGLKNGTTYLGTGTTDQYQFGYRQTATGNEEIDWVLYDQFFAGVELNVLKKINLQFNYFNIAISNIISKASEQYASALGGDVYLPSLNFEERRNTGFNANIMFSDRGEDFSYYVSGNVGNNKIVGEKISEVQYPDQYRLQQGQAIDQIMGYESDGLFTAENIADALPQFGEVQVGDVKYVDQNNDGVIDARDQKEIGNSTPRFNYGIAFGFEYKGFNLDVLGNGVAGYDINLKSYDYYTHSGLGNYYASVNKDLPNGNANPRLSVLTSNNNYENSDYWLVNGGYFRISNVELGYTLPKSFISNSLFSNVKLFVRGSNLAVISKVKDLDPEDMNAGVSEYPMMRSFVLGATLKF